A genomic region of Bosea sp. 124 contains the following coding sequences:
- the glmU gene encoding bifunctional UDP-N-acetylglucosamine diphosphorylase/glucosamine-1-phosphate N-acetyltransferase GlmU gives MQSGRSCLAILLAAGEGTRMKSGQPKVLHEVGGRSLLAHALAALAEAGADTVVVVVGPDRPEVAREAQALLPSVQIAVQTERRGTAHAALAARAALAAGYDDVIVAFADTPLLRPETFGALRVALAEGAAVVALGFEARDPTGYGRLVIRDGALEAIVEHKDATLAQRAIRLCNAGMMALDGRQALPVLEAIGNANAQSEFYLTDAVAVARALGLATGALEAPESEVQGINDRIQLAAAEAEFQRRKRLAVMAEGATLTAPETVFFSHDTRIGRDVLIEPHVVFGPGVTVADGAVIHAFSHLEGAEVGPGATVGPYGRLRPGARLAARAKVGNFVEIKAADIGAGAKVSHLTYIGDATVGADANIGAGTITCNYDGFFKYRTNIGAGAFVGSNSSLVAPLTIGAGAFIGSGSVVTEDVAPDSLAVGRGRQIAKEGWAKGFRETSLARKAAARKP, from the coding sequence ATGCAGTCCGGCCGGTCCTGCCTGGCGATTCTCCTCGCTGCCGGCGAGGGAACGCGGATGAAATCGGGGCAGCCGAAGGTGCTGCACGAGGTCGGCGGCCGTTCGCTGCTCGCCCATGCGCTGGCCGCTCTCGCGGAAGCAGGCGCGGACACCGTGGTCGTCGTGGTCGGTCCGGACCGGCCGGAGGTCGCGCGCGAGGCGCAAGCCCTCCTGCCTTCAGTGCAGATCGCCGTGCAGACCGAGCGGCGCGGCACGGCCCATGCCGCGCTGGCGGCGCGCGCCGCGCTGGCCGCCGGCTATGATGACGTCATCGTCGCCTTCGCCGACACGCCGCTGCTCCGGCCCGAGACCTTCGGTGCGCTGCGCGTCGCGCTGGCAGAGGGCGCGGCGGTCGTCGCGCTCGGCTTCGAGGCCCGCGACCCGACCGGCTATGGCCGGCTCGTCATCCGCGATGGCGCACTGGAAGCCATCGTCGAGCACAAGGACGCGACACTGGCGCAGCGCGCGATCAGGTTGTGCAACGCCGGCATGATGGCGCTCGACGGCCGGCAGGCCCTGCCCGTGCTCGAGGCCATCGGCAATGCCAATGCCCAGTCGGAATTCTACCTCACCGACGCGGTCGCGGTGGCGCGTGCGCTCGGCCTGGCGACGGGCGCGCTGGAGGCGCCCGAGAGCGAGGTCCAGGGCATCAACGACCGCATCCAGCTCGCCGCGGCGGAAGCCGAGTTCCAGCGCCGCAAGCGCCTTGCGGTCATGGCCGAGGGCGCGACACTGACTGCGCCCGAGACGGTCTTCTTCAGTCACGACACGCGCATCGGCCGCGATGTGCTGATCGAACCCCATGTCGTATTCGGCCCCGGCGTGACCGTCGCCGACGGCGCCGTCATCCATGCCTTCTCCCATCTCGAGGGCGCCGAGGTCGGGCCGGGCGCAACAGTCGGCCCCTATGGCCGCCTGCGACCGGGCGCCAGACTCGCCGCCAGGGCCAAGGTCGGCAATTTCGTGGAGATCAAGGCCGCCGATATCGGCGCCGGCGCGAAGGTCAGCCACCTGACCTATATCGGCGACGCGACGGTGGGGGCCGACGCAAACATCGGAGCCGGAACGATCACCTGCAATTACGACGGATTCTTCAAGTATCGCACCAATATCGGCGCCGGCGCCTTCGTCGGCTCGAACTCCTCGCTGGTCGCTCCGCTGACGATCGGCGCCGGCGCCTTCATCGGCTCCGGTTCGGTGGTGACGGAAGACGTAGCGCCGGATTCACTGGCGGTCGGCCGGGGTCGCCAGATCGCCAAGGAGGGCTGGGCGAAGGGCTTTCGCGAGACCTCGCTGGCGCGCAAGGCCGCGGCCAGAAAGCCCTGA
- the glmS gene encoding glutamine--fructose-6-phosphate transaminase (isomerizing), whose amino-acid sequence MCGIVGILGKEAVATQVVEALRRLEYRGYDSAGVATLEHGLLTRRRAEGKLRNLEVRLSNEPLEGLIGIGHTRWATHGKPNETNAHPHATAKLAVVHNGIIENFRDLRAELQADGYVFETETDTEIVAHLVTRELDHGKTPVEAVAASLPRLRGAFALAFLFEGEEDLLIGARKGSPLAVGIGDGEMYLGSDALALAPFTNLIAYLEEGDWVVLHRKGATFYDKANRPVQRRAQRVAAGAFLVEKGNHRHFMAKEIYEQPEVVGHTLTQYLDMAAGSVRLPFKGAIDWKSLSRLSISACGTAYYAGLVAKYWFEKLARLPVEIDVASEFRYREAPLPENGLALFITQSGETADTLACLRYAKQEQQKVLSVVNVPTSTIARESDAVAPTLAGPEIGVASTKAFTCQLTALACLALAAARGRGTLSAEDEARHVQNLIALPGLIARALQLEPEIEKLARELSKARDVLYLGRGTSFPLALEGALKLKEISYIHAEGYPAGELKHGPIALIDEAMPVIVVAPHDALFEKTASNMQEVAARGGRIILITDAKGAAECGIVPETTIIMPDMDPTFAAIAYALPIQMIAYQTAVFMGKDVDQPRNLAKSVTVE is encoded by the coding sequence ATGTGCGGCATCGTCGGCATTCTGGGCAAGGAAGCGGTCGCGACGCAGGTGGTCGAGGCGCTGCGGCGGCTCGAATATCGCGGCTATGACTCAGCCGGCGTCGCGACGCTGGAACATGGCCTGCTCACGCGCCGCCGCGCCGAGGGCAAGCTCCGGAATCTCGAAGTCCGCCTCTCGAACGAGCCGCTCGAAGGACTGATCGGTATCGGCCACACCCGCTGGGCGACGCATGGCAAGCCCAACGAGACCAATGCTCATCCGCATGCGACCGCCAAGCTCGCCGTTGTGCATAACGGCATCATCGAGAATTTCCGCGATCTGCGCGCCGAATTGCAGGCTGACGGCTATGTCTTCGAGACCGAGACCGACACCGAGATCGTCGCCCATCTCGTCACCCGCGAACTCGACCACGGCAAGACGCCTGTGGAGGCCGTCGCTGCGAGCCTGCCGCGCCTGCGCGGCGCCTTCGCGCTCGCCTTCCTGTTCGAGGGCGAGGAGGATCTGCTGATCGGCGCGCGCAAGGGCTCGCCCCTGGCTGTCGGCATCGGCGACGGCGAGATGTATCTCGGCTCCGATGCCCTGGCGCTGGCGCCCTTCACCAATCTCATCGCCTATCTGGAGGAGGGCGACTGGGTCGTGCTCCACCGCAAGGGCGCGACCTTCTACGACAAGGCCAACCGGCCGGTCCAGCGCCGGGCCCAGCGCGTCGCAGCCGGTGCCTTCCTCGTCGAGAAGGGCAATCACCGCCATTTCATGGCCAAGGAGATCTACGAGCAGCCCGAGGTCGTCGGTCACACGCTGACGCAATATCTCGACATGGCCGCCGGCAGCGTGCGCCTGCCCTTCAAGGGCGCGATCGACTGGAAGTCGCTGTCGCGGCTGTCGATTTCGGCCTGCGGCACGGCCTATTATGCCGGACTGGTCGCGAAGTACTGGTTCGAAAAGCTGGCGCGCCTGCCAGTCGAGATCGATGTGGCTTCGGAATTCCGCTACCGCGAGGCGCCGCTGCCCGAGAACGGTCTCGCGCTCTTCATCACGCAATCGGGCGAGACGGCCGATACGCTGGCCTGCCTGCGCTATGCCAAGCAGGAGCAGCAGAAGGTGCTCTCCGTCGTCAACGTGCCGACCTCGACGATCGCGCGCGAGAGCGACGCCGTTGCCCCGACGCTCGCCGGTCCCGAGATCGGCGTCGCCTCGACCAAGGCCTTCACCTGCCAGTTGACCGCGCTCGCCTGCCTTGCGCTGGCGGCCGCGCGTGGACGCGGCACGCTCTCGGCCGAAGACGAGGCGCGCCATGTCCAGAACCTGATCGCCCTGCCGGGACTGATCGCCAGGGCGCTTCAACTCGAGCCCGAGATCGAGAAGCTCGCCCGCGAACTCTCCAAGGCCCGCGACGTGCTCTATCTCGGTCGCGGAACCAGTTTCCCGCTGGCGCTGGAAGGCGCACTGAAGCTCAAGGAAATCAGCTATATCCACGCCGAAGGCTATCCGGCGGGCGAACTCAAGCATGGCCCGATCGCCTTGATCGACGAGGCGATGCCGGTGATCGTGGTCGCGCCGCATGACGCGCTGTTCGAGAAGACCGCCTCGAACATGCAGGAGGTCGCGGCGCGCGGCGGCCGCATCATCCTGATCACCGACGCGAAGGGCGCCGCCGAATGCGGCATCGTCCCGGAAACGACGATCATCATGCCGGACATGGACCCGACCTTCGCCGCCATCGCCTATGCGTTGCCGATCCAGATGATCGCCTACCAGACCGCCGTTTTCATGGGCAAGGACGTCGACCAGCCCCGCAACCTGGCGAAATCCGTCACGGTCGAGTGA